CTGAACTTGGCAACGTAACGTTTCGTACGAGCTCTACGTCGCTCGCGCAACACGACGCACGACCATATTCGGTTTACCCGACTTGCAACGGGGTCCCGCACGGTGGATAGATGCGATGGCTGAACGTGTAGACTGTATGCTTCCTTCTCTATCTCGACTGTGTTGTTGCGAGTTCGAGATACAGAGATATTCCGATCGCAAGCCCGCCAACTTTACGCACTTCTTGCGCGGCtcgtgccgcgcgcgcgagtttTGAGTTTGGCTTATCTTTTCTCATTCTGCAACAACGTTTCTTTCCAACTAATTTGAGAAATTGGGATTTCTTGGTTTAATTTGCGGCAGATTAGCGTAAACATATAGGAACAAATTGTGAGTTTATATATGCATGAAAAAGGAGGCGGTTTTATTAGGTTATAATGGCTCTGCATGTTTTTTGCCTGCACTTGCACCTTTCTATTTGCAGACGAGTGCTAAATAACCAGTAGATAATATGCTTACTTCATTTTAAATGCAGAAGACGCACAACAAATGTAAAgtgttatttcttttatagacaTAAAATTGGTGAAATCAAGTTCTTTAGAGGAAGCGGAATACATTCGATAAGAAGATGCATCAAGTTTCATGAAATTAAAGGTAGCGAGCTAGGTgagtttttttcattttttgaacCAATGTGCGTGCGGAAATGCAATGattctgcaataaattttacatcttGATAATTACTTCTTCATAATTTCAATTGATTGTTCTTACTTGAAATCAAATCGCAGATTGAATTCTTCAATTCTGAAATTCTGAAATTAGGAATCTCAGAATCTAAAAGTTATTTCAGTCccatatcacattttttataatctactATGATGcagattttttattgcaaaaaaacttAGCCGGTTTAACTGGAAAGTTTTTATGCTGGGAAggtaataaatacatttttcgtaTTCTTTACCTATTCAAAACTATCAATATCACGaaaaaagctaaaaattacattaatttgtgcatataaaattcttaagaTTTTTGAGGTTAAGATTAAGGAAGTGTAGTTCTATTtcacacataaatatttttatacgtaaaCATTTAAGGTTTATTccttaataataaacaaattttatttaatattgtcttaaaaataaaaaaattgatatgttaactaaaaataagagtataataataatcgatatatatatatatatattgataaaaatgattaaaaaattttaaaaactaattttcttaaatttttttcttaaatagcagcaaacagtttttaatataaatctaaatatacataacatATTTGTATGATCAAAGGTTTAAAGTTTGCGCTCAATAGCGTGAAATCGCGTGGATGTTTTTCATCACGCCATAGTTGGTCAGCCTGTGTCGCCGGGAGCGACCGGAGCAGACCGGAGCGGTGCAATATCGCTAATCGCCGCGGCGCGTCGCAGGCGTCGCGTTTTCAGCGTatacgtcgtcgtcgttctcGACGGCGCCGTTCAATTTTTCTCGGCGCGCGTTCCGTTTTCCGGTCGCAGGGCCGTTTTACGTACCGCGACACCAAcgtcgatatttttatcatcggCGGCGTGATTTGTCATCGTCTCACGACTTTTTTTACGGCGCGCTTAGTCTGACAGCAGAAATACTCGATCCGTTGTCACGTCAGCTCCGACGTGCGTTTCGTTCACTGTCAGACAGAAAAATGGCGACCGCCGTGCCATCACGATTCGCCGTCCTCAGCATCGAGGACGACGATTACAAGCCGAAGAAGACACAGAAAAGTGCGACAACGAGCAAGACTAACGTAAAGAACAAAGGTGATAAGCCgaagcagcaacagcaacagcagcaagcGAACAAGAAAAAGCAGAACAAGGTAAGAATGTCTATTATTGCGTTTTTGTTTTTGATTAGCCGGCGAAACGTCAGCCGGATACAACGTTACGGCGGGAAatctatgtattttaaatctttgttTATTATCTGGAAAGgttataagttttttttggttttagggaaagaagaagaaaacaaATAGTGATGATCAACAATGGGAACAGTGGAAGCAAAAGGATACAATggtaaatatgaattattaaagatattatgtaagatttattttttacatatcgttttttttaatcctgtggcaaaaatttgcatacttaataaatgtttcataagtcttttaaaatacttttttttatttaatgaatttttttgaagcattttttatttaatgaattaatcaTGAGAtgtgtgataaaaaatgtgcATAAGTTATTAATCTGGAAGATTTTGTCAAtagttcaatatttataattatttattttccatttcttatattttccaaCCTTATGAATTTCTTAAGGCTGTGGAGGAAACATTTGAGCAGGAATTACATCAAGCCATCTTGCTGTCCAAACTGGCGTATGAAGAACAATTAGTCTCAACGAAGATCTTCACAGCTAAGACAGAAAAAGAACAAGAACAAAGTAAGAAATCAGGTAAAAAATCGAAGAAAGCAACAATGTCTTTGGAAGAGTTTAATAGCATGGGGACAAATGTGGCATCTACAATTACATTAACAAATGAATCTGCAGACAATAAATCTAAAGGTATAATTATGTAGTTAAATAACTTAAGAATAaatagcaaaattataattgttaaacaagtttttttgattcataaatttttcgattttagaATTAGATGCAGAATTCTTCGAGAGAGTGGAGAAGGAAACGAAAGAAGAGATCACAaagggaaaagaaaaagatatgcTGAAAGccagatttaataaaatcgacgACGATATAACATCTGCGCAATTAAGAGTGGAAATTGAGAAACGCGACGAAATAATCGACCAGTTAAGAACGGAAGTGCATAGGTTGAAAGAAGAGTTAACACAggttaaagaaagaaataaaaaactttatcaaatattatcacATGGCGAGagtaagtattttttaagatacatcaaacagtatatattttaaatacgcgAAACATATATAAGCTTGTTATTTGCCGTTACTTTTAGTGAAGGATAAAGCATCTGTATTAGCTGAAGTAGCAAAGTTACAAGAAATACGAGATGAACTGACGTCCGAAGTGACTTCTTTGCATGCCCAATTGGAGCAAGAAAGATCTAAAACACGTACATCCAGTACGGATGTAAAAACATCCAAACAAACTGTAAGATTGATATAAACAGTAGTATTGATGAGTAGTTTTGATTATTCTTTAAATCTCTTAGACaattatatacttactgtattTTGCGTATTTCAGAACAAGAAAAGGCCGGCCAGTGAAAATGCCTAATTCgctttttgcgaaaaattatactattgtgatttattaattttaattgatgatacATACCGATTaagaaagaatattatgtttgcagaaagaaattttgatctcttgtaatatattttttacttgctTGTTAAATATAGATGTTTAAGGTACACTACATGACAGGTTTTGTTAGAACTTGATCATAAGCATATTTTAAAGTTACGATTGCAGCCTACGCTTGTAGCAACTtccatttctattttttgttcttcttCAAAAGACTGTAACATgtattttcttacttttaattcttttttactaaGTTACATATTGTTAAAAGTTCTTCCAAAACGAGCATTTCATGTATCATCTTCCGAACTGCGTACCAACATCCgtgtgaatataaatatattattatatatatatatatatatatatatatatatatatatatgtgtatatatatatatatatatatatatatatatatacatatatcacttaaaatattttgtaataaacatattcTACACACTACTGCAGAAGTTATTGATCACCTTTATATATTctctctatatttttatataatcatcaatatacattttatatagacaAATTCATTTCTCAACACAATTTAACAAGTATAAATTGAAACTCTACccttttaacaatttttactgCTATATCTCattgttatctattatattgtatgaataattgtataatgatTGTGTGTAttctatatatagaaaataataattgtgtgttataatatttttctaattttctaattCGTTTGACATCACATATTTTTAggatattgcaaaaatatgttCTGCGCTGTGCGTAAACTTAAATTTATGGAACGTCGTAATACgcgaataaaaaagttttttctcgTAAAAAGTGTATGACGTGGAAATGCGATCTTTATTAACGAATGTAATATGATTCGGAGCTAATACCGTGATTTCCAAATTCGGACGACTCTGTTTTCGCTGTGCGATCGTCATCATCTCTACAATTTCCAGTCTTTTCAACCATTCCAGTGAGCGCTACGTCCATTCGCACGATACTAAGCTTCATCCGGATTATACGTGCGGTTGCGcatttttatggaaatttttttgttcattttttctGCCTCGAGTTATTccgcgtaaattttttttcagccTCGCTCCCGGCGACTTCAACATGCAGTTCGATACGTTACACCTCACGTTCcgattctttcttttctttttgtctttttttgtACGGCTTTGCTCCATCCGTTCACCAGtacgcgtaaaaaaaaaaaaaaaaggatttcGCCTATTCGCGTtagctttaaatataaattatatgtctcgtacaaaaataaaagcggATTGTCTTATTTCGAAATGAatgatagaaattatatagttatatatacgTGTGTGAAATTGAGAGAATGATAATGACACttaaacattaaacattaattaaacatttaattcggactttacttttaatataacaagcgTACGTCGATCTTTGACGCCGagttttgcaatttcattGAAGAAGCGCGATCGTCGCTTAATAGGTCAGTCGCGGAAATCGCAACAATTATGTCGAAGAGACGGCAATTATTGCGACGGTTTAATTTCGGAGACTGATGCGTTGCAGCGACCCGGGCAGACGCGTACTTATCTTCTGACTGACAATGAGATCTTGACCAATAAAAGGAGCATTAGCGCTAAGTGGACGCCTCGCCTACTCGGTCATAGTCCTGTTTGCTACGCAAGAGCAGAGGGTGGAAAGTGCAAGGGGCGCGTTTAGCGATAGATATAACTGTCACCCAATTTACGATAGTTTCCGGTATATCGAACTCCTAAGAAACGCATTAGAGATAAACACGATGGCTCGAACATCGCACACTTTTCACAAATGTGTTCTGTatcttttacaattaatttaaagtttattctTCGCGATTAAGCGCTGATTAGACTAAAAAGACTCTCTAATCTGGGATCATATTCTATAAgatctaaaattaattcgaCGATTCTCTTCATCGCACAGTAATTAATTGCCGAAGTGCAATTTTCCGCGATTGCGCTTCTACTTTTGTGAAAAGTTGTTCTTTGTGATAAAACGCGACTTTCTCCAATCCATCGCTGCGCAAGGAGAAAGATGAGTGTAGGAAGGGTAGGAAGAAagggtgagagagagagatagataaAAGTGacgggagggggggggggaggagaggaCGTCGAAAGGGAACACGGTAGATTGAGGGTTTTAGGACGCGCGGCGGTACAGGGGGTGACAGTGGGGATTCATTATCTGACAGTCTATTGTCATTCCTGCGGGCTGAGATTTTGCTCGGGCCAAGAGTACCGTGGCATCACTACGCGCGCTATATGCACGTATATATGTGTGGTGAAATGCGATATCCTCTCTTGAAAAACACGTTTGTTGAAAAGTCGGGGATTTCAGTTGGCTGCATTTCCTTTTACGCACGTTACGTCGCGATGCGACGATGCACATTGCTTTCCCCGCCTTTATATTTATCCGAATGACACACCGAATTCGTATATTTTTCTGCTATCAATGATTTATCGCGTTAAGCTTTCTGAACGCCTCTTCACCACACATTTTCCATTCCTTCCACTTTTACACGCAACATACTAATTCCTACCTCAAACTTCTAAAGGCAGTAATTATTCAACAATTATTTAgccatttattttcttcatatgtatgtgtgtgcgtgtgtgtgtttatTCAGTTTCTcgtatgattattttattgagtATTCCAATGAATTATGTTTGAACAGACATTAAGTCGCTATTAATAGCGAACAAAACGACTGTAAGGAATTAAGAAtgcaaaattacatatgtttccctccgtttattcgaaaactcAATATTTCCACTTCTCTCCCTTGAACGGGGGAGCCATgctgtgtataataaattaacgtaAAACGAAGACAGTCTCAAAGAGACGACTTACTTGTCGGTATCACCATTATGACGTTATTTATCGAATATGCGTTATAGGGAAGGAAGAAAGGACGAACGGAAAATTAATTCGAACATTAGGCAGGAAAATTAAGGAGCTGCGCGGCGACGACAACGGCCGGGGGGGCTCTCGTTGTCACGACGTTATACGGCCCCATGTACATCCGCGGTGTCATTAACGCTCTCCCGCGCTAGATATAGCGCAAAGTgtgtcgtatatataaatgtatatattgccGGGCGGCGAAATTAAGAATAACGAGAAAAGTATTTTCCCGTCGCGACGGGGGACCCTCGACGGAAAGGACGAGTTTTCCGCATAATGATAATGAGATCGCGCGATCGATCCTCGCGTCTCGTCCGATCGAAAACGATGTCCCCGGGAAGGGTAAATTGTCGAATGGCGACCTGGCTTCGCATAATTCGATACAATCGGAGCGAAGATCCTCGGGATCTTGATTTGCGGCCTGATTTCGCATCTGTTTTGCAAAAGCGGTTCAATTTAAAGGGACGCGGTTCGAGTGACGCGGATCCACGTCGTTAACTCAAGATGATAGTATATTAATTGAAGAGATTTTCATTACAAGGCTACGGAAAGCTCGTAATAAGCTCACAAGACCACATAATTTCACTCACATTTTGTATGTACATCCcacattttatatgtacaatattaattgaaatgtgCTCTTCAACTGCACGAATTTGAAttcattgtttattaatatacttcTTTAAATCGCGATATATAACTTTGTCACCCGAGTCACTCCGTATTGTCGTGCACATAGTGCACGAAGGCGGTGTGATTTAGGTCATTGAGCGATTATGATCCATATCGTCGCAGCCAGTAGACCTTTGAATGCCTAATATGTCACGAGTCAGATTACATCGCTAAGATCAAGTAGATCCCGCACAATGTATCAAGCGATCAAACGCGCATGCATATTCAGCGCGCTGTTCGGCAAATTGTCGCTTAAGACGAGATACATCCCGCGAGATACGCGCCGCTCGGGGTCCACCGGCGGAGCCTTATTATCATAAGCTTCGACCTTCCACGTCGACGGAAAATTTAATCACGTATCGCGCGTCGATTGTCCCACAAGAAAAAGAGTGCTCAAACGTTTTTCCCCCCCGAATATCGCTGTCGCTTTTATTCGATGACGACGCGACGTGTGTTATGCAAAGTAACGCGGCGAAACCCTAGTTCCGCATATGAAATTCACGCCTCGTTATAACGAAAAAGATCGAAGAACAAAGATGCAAAGGGACGTAAGAGCGTCGCGAGGGAAGTGTCGTCCCACAGTGTGGAAATCACGGTCGCGATTTTGATTGTCACGCGAATTCGGAGGAGGGATATCTCTCCAACGCATCGTCACGCACTCCGTTTGTCCGTTCGCCGATGTACGCGCACGCGAAACGATTAAAGTTTTAGAAGTATCGATTCTACCGCAACGGCGTGCGGCGTTAACGTTGACAGGCAGAGAGGGATCGTCAAAGAGCATAATAATTACTGCGGGCTCGCAGAGAAGAGGCTCAACCCTTTGTTCTGTAGTCATTTTACGAAAAGGGAGCGCGCGCAGGGGGTGGCGATGGGGCGGAGAGGAcgggggagagggggggggggaacgCCCGCCTCGCCGCGAAGGGGTTGTTCGCGGTTGGAGAGAGCATCCGTTTCGACCGCACCATTATGTAATTGATCCGAGCCTTTCGTACGGACGCGATCGCACACGCCGAACGGATCTTTCTTTTCGGAAAGAGAGGTGCAGGCGTGATTTCCGACACCTCGGGATCATCCGTTGAACAGGAGGGTCCCGCGCTGAATGAATGAACGGCGGAAAGAGGCAGGAGAcaattttgcaagttttatttaaagacGATCGAAATGCGCGGAGAAACGCCCTCGGCGCATTTTACGTTAATTTCCGACCGAGCAACGTacgaagaatttaatttttagcatATTTTCTTCGCTATGCggtaattttatgtacatcATTTAGAAAGCCGACTGGAATGCGCGCGGAGAGACATCCGCAATACATTTATGTCAGTTTTGCCAAGTGCCACGCGaggaatttaattttcgagCGCAGCTCGATGCGGcgcgatttttcttttttttttttttcgcatcgAGATTGCGACGGCCCGAGCgcgaatataatttagaaaatccGCTCGTTACGGAGATCTTTTTGCGCGTGCCAGATCCCCGGGAAGAAGGGGGAGATCGCGTTGCGCCGGGCGCGTGATCCGCGGATTCCCGAATTCGCCggagaattataattaacaggGGCCGATGCGTGTAACGATGGACACAATTAGAAAATGGTATACAGCGCGGATTCCAGCCTCCCTCCCCCGCCCGGCACCGTCGATACGGTACGATTAACGCGCGCCCTTCATTATTCATATTCGTTTATATGTTCGTCGCGGTAGCGGCGGTGGCTGCGGCGGCGTGCAGCCCCCGAAAAGACAATCAAACGGGAATTATATCACCGGTCCGCGAATTTGCCTCTCGCACACGTAGACAGacacagacacacacacacacacacacacctaCAGACTTGCACTGCGACggtagatatttaattaaagttgttTGCGCGACCAAGTTCGGAAACTTCGGGGATAACTTACCGTCCGGGAAGCAGCGCGGGGGACGGGGCGAAGAGGAGGGAAGACCGCATTTAATTGTTCCCGCATTAAATGCGTCCTTCGAGTTACGCTCGTCATCGTGTCACCGGAAGTCGCTATCGGGCGATGCGTCACCGTTGCCGCGccgtgaaatttattaatgccgCCGTCCAATTCTCCCCGCTGCTCGTCTCCGCCTGCACTGGGAATATCGTTacgcataaatataatataatatttcgtgagttttttcacatttttttttatgcgcaCCGCCTTCTCCTATTTTACaggaattaattacaatttttttcctccaAGTTTCGCGTAATAATTGTTCGTAATTATTGCTATTCATTTCCAAATGCTGGAGAATAATCTCTTATTCCGCGAGGAAAGgaagaataaaatgtacgaGTCCGGGAATGTCACGAGGGTCACATATAGATTCGGCGGGATAAGAAACGGCGGTGGCGGTATTCGTGCGGTGTTTTGAGAAACGGGAGAGGCCACGCGAGACCGCGTAAACGTATTCGTGTCAAAAGCGGCTCCGGTCGAGACCCGAGTTATCCTCTGCGACCCCACTCTGTCATCTCGAACTTACTTCGCCTCCTTTCAGCCGCGCCGGCCGTGGCTGTTATTTCATACGCGATATTCTACCTTTCCCTCGGAATATTCCACCGAGATTTTTGCCCCGTCGTGCATAAAATGTGAACTGCATTATCGAACATATATATCGGAAGCGGATAGGTCTTTAGCCCGATGGAGACGCGCGTAAATGAGATTCACACGCGTAAATGAAATGCATTCCAATTCCAACTTCTCGTAAGAACAGGAAACTTCAAGATTCTTCggaataaaaacttttttttcccctaAGATTAATGACAGATTTAAAACTGATTTGTGCGAATACGTTTAAATATGCTTAAATCGttgttgataaaatttctttctgtaTATGTATGTGCGTGGCGTACGAATACTTTACAAGTGATATTAGGCGCAACGCGCTTAGCGCGCGGCGTCTATCATTCACGGTTGCGCTTTATTTCCgcaagaaaggaaaaaaaaaaaaaaaattctccgGCACGATGCACATTAAAATCTCAGTCGTGTACTCTGAATGCGAGCGCATGCATGCGACCGCGAACGCCTCGCACTCTGGAAAGCTCGCCGCGATAAAGCTTCCGCCGCTTCCACGATGCTGCTCGTGCCCGTTGGGTCGCGCGAAGATCTCTGAAAGCCCGTCGCAATGCGCCGGATTATCGCGTTGAAATTTCGTCAATTAAAACGCGACTCTGCGTCGAAACGGTGCTAAAAACTGTAgtcttgaaaaatgtttatccGTTTAATTAAAAGGACATAATATCGGATTACGGattaatagattataaatCGCTCTCTATGCGATTCGATGTCCATCGTTATTCCGCAAATCTGACTCGATATTTCCAAAAGTGGATTCTTTTttgaataacaaatattatccaATTCTGACAGTACCACTAAATTgaaatgacatttttaatatcatatttatcatttaacgTTAAATGCATTGTGTGAGCAGTAAGAGCAAGCTAACGCTTACTATGctctttactttataattttatttatttacattttttatttgaagttGCAACAAGAGTCTTATCGCTAATTTCTAAATGAACAGATTTCAAAAAGCTGGCGAGCGCTCGGCTAACTTATCATTTCGGCGATCGATTTATAACGATTTGATATGCAAAGAgtgtaagagagagagaaagagagagagagagagagagagagagagagagagaaagagtagCTGGAAGGGAAACAGAGTCATGATAACATCTCCATAAACGCAGTCGCGCTTCTTGATTCTTAAGGACCGCGTCGAAGCAGCTTCGAGCTCATCGCATCTCTTGATGCGAAAGGGCGAAGGAGGGGGCAAAGCGGATTCGCAGGATGCGTATCCGGCAACCTGCCGACAACAAGGATCCAATATGGGAAACGCGCCGATGTgtacgcgcgcgtgtgtgtgtgtgagtgtgtgcCGCTCGTACAtacgcgtgcgtgcgtgcgtgggTCGCGTTAAGTGTAGCGTAGCTCTATGATTCTCACCCGGCACCCAGGCTCGTTCCATCCACCCACTTTCCGCCCCCGCGGACCGCTTCTGTCCCCCTACCAAcagcgctcgcgcgcgcgcgagtccCCCTTGCC
Above is a genomic segment from Linepithema humile isolate Giens D197 chromosome 6, Lhum_UNIL_v1.0, whole genome shotgun sequence containing:
- the LOC105678279 gene encoding G kinase-anchoring protein 1 isoform X1; this encodes MATAVPSRFAVLSIEDDDYKPKKTQKSATTSKTNVKNKGDKPKQQQQQQQANKKKQNKGKKKKTNSDDQQWEQWKQKDTMAVEETFEQELHQAILLSKLAYEEQLVSTKIFTAKTEKEQEQSKKSGKKSKKATMSLEEFNSMGTNVASTITLTNESADNKSKELDAEFFERVEKETKEEITKGKEKDMLKARFNKIDDDITSAQLRVEIEKRDEIIDQLRTEVHRLKEELTQVKERNKKLYQILSHGEMKDKASVLAEVAKLQEIRDELTSEVTSLHAQLEQERSKTRTSSTDVKTSKQTNKKRPASENA
- the LOC105678279 gene encoding G kinase-anchoring protein 1 isoform X2, with translation MATAVPSRFAVLSIEDDDYKPKKTQKSATTSKTNVKNKGDKPKQQQQQQQANKKKQNKGKKKKTNSDDQQWEQWKQKDTMELHQAILLSKLAYEEQLVSTKIFTAKTEKEQEQSKKSGKKSKKATMSLEEFNSMGTNVASTITLTNESADNKSKELDAEFFERVEKETKEEITKGKEKDMLKARFNKIDDDITSAQLRVEIEKRDEIIDQLRTEVHRLKEELTQVKERNKKLYQILSHGEMKDKASVLAEVAKLQEIRDELTSEVTSLHAQLEQERSKTRTSSTDVKTSKQTNKKRPASENA